Proteins encoded together in one Chelonoidis abingdonii isolate Lonesome George chromosome 1, CheloAbing_2.0, whole genome shotgun sequence window:
- the ING3 gene encoding inhibitor of growth protein 3 isoform X1, translated as MDQLEQRVNEFFMNAKKNKPEWREEQMTSIKKDYYKALEDADEKVQLANQIYDLVDRHLRKLDQELAKFKMELEADNAGITEILERRSLELDTPSQPVNNHHAHSHTPVEKRKHNPSSHHSTTDHVPEKKFKSEALLSTLTSDASKENTPGCRNSNSSSSSNNAYNANSSQPLASYNLGSLSSGSGAGAITMAAAQAVQATAQMKEGRRTSSLKASYEAFKNNDFQLGREFSLSRDSTGYSSSALASTLTQTLSSSTTDSRSGRKSKNNNKSSSQQSSSSSSSSSLSSCSSSSALAQELSQQTAAIPESDSNNQVDWTYDPNEPRYCICNQVSYGEMVGCDNQDCPIEWFHYGCVGLTEAPKGKWYCPQCTAAMKRRGSRHK; from the exons GATTACTATAAAGCTTTGGAAGATGCAGATGAGAAAGTACAATTGGCAAATCAGATTTATGACTTG GTAGACCGGCACTTGAGAAAGTTGGACCAAGAACTagctaaatttaaaatggaacttGAGGCAGATAATGCTGGGATTACAGAAATACTAGAAAGAC GTTCTCTGGAACTGGATACACCATCACAGCCAGTGAATAACCATCATGCCCATTCACACACTCCAGTAGAGA AAAGAAAGCATAATCCATCTTCTCACCAtagtacaacagatcacgttccTGAAAAGAAGTTTAAATCTGAAGCTCTTTTGTCTACTCTCACTTCAGATGCCTCTAAAGAAAATACACCAG GGTGTCGAAACAGTAATTCATCATCCTCTTCCAACAATGCATACAATGCAAACTCTTCTCAGCCACTGGCATCATATAACCTGGGCTCATTATCTTCAGGATCTGGAGCTGGTGCTATTACCATGGCAGCAGCTCAAGCAGTGCAAGCCACAGCACAG atgaaggaaggaagaagaacaTCCAGCTTAAAAGCCAGCTATGAAGCCTTTAAGAACAATGACTTTCAACTTGGGAGAGAATTTTCATTATCTAGAGACTCAACTGGATATTCATCATCAGCTCTGGCATCTACATTAACACAAACGTTAAGTTCATCAACCACAGATTCACGGAGTGGTAGAAAAAGCAA aAACAACAACAAGTCTTCAAGCCAGCAgtcctcatcatcatcctcatCTTCATCTCTGTCATCGTGTTCTTCATCGTCTGCTTTAGCACAAGAACTATCTCAGCAAACAGCAGCAATACCAGAGTCTGATTCTAACAACCAAGTTGATTGGACCTATGATCCAAATGAGCCACGTTACTGCATTTGTAATCAG GTGTCCTATGGTGAAATGGTGGGCTGCGATAACCAAGAT TGTCCAATAGAGTGGTTCCATTATGGCTGTGTTGGATTGACAGAGGCACCAAAAGGGAAATGGTACTGTCCACAGTGTACTGCTGCAATGAAGAGAAGAGGCAGTAGACATAAATAA